The genomic interval TTACTATGATAATTTTATGGAAGAAACTGAGCATGGTGTGGAATCAATTTTTGAAGTTGAATACGATATCGCTTTAGGAACTGAGCAATTCTGGTGGTCTCCAGTTGATGGCTTAGGTCCAATTCATGCAACTAAGAGAGGGCAAGATTATGGAGTTTTAGATTGGTTTAACGTGTATCCATCAGACGATTTAGTGGCTGAGTTTGAAGCAGGAGATAAAAGATTTACTGGTAGTTTTTACGTGGCAGGAGACACCTATAACAATGGAGATAATACGTTTGTTGAGTCAGACTTTGCTGAAAACGGAGGTAATATTAGACAAGCAGCTTGGAAAAAATATCAAAATTATTACAAACAACCTTCAGAAAATGGAGAATCTGGAATTAACGTAAAAGTACTTCGTTATTCAGATGTGTTATTAATGATGGCAGAATGTGAAAATGAAGTTGGTTCTCAAGCAACAGCAATTGGTTATATAAATAAAGTAAGAACAAGAGCAGGATTAGCTGATTTAGATGTAAGCTTATCTAAAGATGCTGTATTTAACGCTATTGTTCATGAACGTAAAGTAGAGCTTGCAGGAGAACAAGTAAGATTTGATGATATGCTTAGATGGGGTATTGCAGCTACTGAATTAGCAGGTACTAATTTTCAAGTAGGTAAAAATGAATTATGGCCAATACCAGATGCTGAAATTAGTTCAAATGCTAATATTAATTCAGAAGATCAAAACCCAGGTTTTTAATACTTGAGTTCATGTAAATTAAGTTTAGTTTTAATAATGGTGTGTGTAATAAGTCACACCGTTATTAAACTATTTAAAGTTAGTTGTTTATAAAGTAGATTGTAGAGTATTTGGTTATAAGGAAGAAAGCATTTATAGCAACTTGCAATTTTATTTTACAGGATTAAAATAATTATAATAAAAATACAATTATGAAAAAATATAAAATATTAGGTTTATTATGTTTGTTCATGGCCTTTTGTTCATGTACAAATAACGATGATGAGGTTGCTGTATTAATGCAACCAACATTTACAGTAACAGAATCTGCTGAAAATCCAGGTGTTTATTCTTTTGAAAATACAACGCCAAATAAAGGTGAGTTTTATAGCTATTGGGAGTTTGAAGTTGCAGGAAATAAAGTAGCTGATAAAGCAGGTGCTGTAGAATACAAATACAAAGAGTCTGGAAGCAAATTTGTAACACTTACCATGGTTAGTGTAGGAGATGCTTTACAAACGTCTCAAACTATTGATGTAATTGTAGCAGTAGCGGAGGTAATCGTAACAAATCCAGAAAATTTACTATTAAACGGATATTTAGTTGAAGGTGATGGCGATGACTTTACAAACTGGAGCGCATATAATGGAGGCGATAATATTTTTGCTACAACAGATGCACTTATTGGAGGTAGAGCAGCTACAATATCAAATTCTGCAGATGCAGATCCTTGGAGTGTTCAATTTGTAAGTGATGCTATTGAAACAGTAGTAGGAGAACAATATACTGTTTCGTTTTGGGGTAAAGGAAATGGAGAAGTAGTTCGTTTTTCAACAAAACCAGATGCATCTGCTCAATATGGGCCAGATTATACATTAACATCAGAATGGCAACAATATACTTGGACAATTACTGCAAATGAAGCAGGCACAAATATCTCTTTAGATATGGGTAAATCTGCAGGTACATTTGTAATAGATGTTATTGAAGTTGTAAAAGGAGACACAGCACCAGCACTCCCTTCTGATA from Polaribacter sejongensis carries:
- a CDS encoding carbohydrate binding domain-containing protein; translation: MKKYKILGLLCLFMAFCSCTNNDDEVAVLMQPTFTVTESAENPGVYSFENTTPNKGEFYSYWEFEVAGNKVADKAGAVEYKYKESGSKFVTLTMVSVGDALQTSQTIDVIVAVAEVIVTNPENLLLNGYLVEGDGDDFTNWSAYNGGDNIFATTDALIGGRAATISNSADADPWSVQFVSDAIETVVGEQYTVSFWGKGNGEVVRFSTKPDASAQYGPDYTLTSEWQQYTWTITANEAGTNISLDMGKSAGTFVIDVIEVVKGDTAPALPSDTSLILNGGFEDGSGNDFTNWGKYNGGDFIVEETSDVLSGARAVKVSNSAAGDPWSVQFVSDAIETEIDAEYEVTLWAKGDPAVIRYSTKPDATAKYGPDYTITADWAKYTWTFVANEANTNISLDMGASAGTFIIDDLKVEKK
- a CDS encoding RagB/SusD family nutrient uptake outer membrane protein gives rise to the protein MKKYILIIIAFLGVFTINSCSEDDLELSNPNQLSPDTFFSTESQVESSVNAAYANLQPFGLYGRVMFYMMDNMAHENSGNGQQEGDKVTFADFSFDSSLPSIKDYWDGCYRGINKANFVISNAEKINELPEGTLTAAKKAKYIGEARFLRAHYYWLLVNRYGGVPIYLGDGTDNTEGQPRSTKAAVIELIIDDLKYAATNLYDKGAETPGRATKGAAQAFLGKVYLYQKSYGLALAEFNKLSGYALETNYYDNFMEETEHGVESIFEVEYDIALGTEQFWWSPVDGLGPIHATKRGQDYGVLDWFNVYPSDDLVAEFEAGDKRFTGSFYVAGDTYNNGDNTFVESDFAENGGNIRQAAWKKYQNYYKQPSENGESGINVKVLRYSDVLLMMAECENEVGSQATAIGYINKVRTRAGLADLDVSLSKDAVFNAIVHERKVELAGEQVRFDDMLRWGIAATELAGTNFQVGKNELWPIPDAEISSNANINSEDQNPGF